The following nucleotide sequence is from Chromobacterium rhizoryzae.
CGCGTAACCCGCCTGGGTGGCGCAGCCGGTCAGCAGGCTGGCGGCCAGCAGGGACAGCGCTAGCGTTGTTTTCATGAGGCGCTCCTGAGCAATGTACCAGGCGGGGGGAGACGGCGTCCGCCTGAGGTGGTTTGAAGGGATACTTTTACGATGGCGTCGCCGCCGCCGCTTGTCAACAAGCAGCGCCGGCGCACCTTGTTCATGAGTGTTAAGAACCTGTTTACGATCTGCCGCGCGTCGGCGGGATGGATAGAAATGGGCGTTGAAACCAAGCTCAAAATGCTCATGTACCACGTGTACATTCCGCTTTTTCGCTCGTTTTCGCCTTGTCTCGCCTTAGCTCGCGAGATCGTAAACACGTTCTAAGAGCCGCTAGAGCGGCGACATAATAAGCGGGCCGGCGCAAGACGCCAGGCCGAAGCGACAACAAAGGAGAAAATCATGAGCCTGAAGCGATGCGCGCTGCTGGCGCTGATGGCGTGGGGAGGCGTGTCGGCGCAGGCCGCCGACATGAACAAGGTGCTGCATGTGGCCTTCAACGCGCCGGAGACCGGTTTCGACCCGTCCAAGACATCGGACATCTACTCCGGCGCCATCATCGAACACATCTTCGACCCGCTGCTGACCTTCGACTATCTGGCGCGGCCGGTCAAGGTGGTGCCCAATGTCGCCACCGCCATGCCCACGGTCAGCGCCGACGCCAAAACCTATACCTTCACCCTGAAAAAAGGCGTGTACTTCGCGCCGGACCCGGCCTTCAAGGGCAAGAAGCGCGAGCTGACGGCGGAAGACTACGTTTACGCCTTCAAGCGGCTGATCGATCCGGCGGTCGCCTCGCCGATCAGCGATCTGGTGGCCGGCAAATTCGTCGGCCTGGACGCCTGGGCCAAGCCCGCCGGCGGCAAGATCAACTACGACGCGCCGGTGGCCGGCGTGCGCGCGCTGGACCGCTACACCCTGCAACTGAAGCTGACCCAGCCGTACCCGGCGCTGAAATACATCCTGGCCGCGCCCTTTGTGCAAGGCCAGGCGCGCGAGGCGGTGGAGGCTTACGGCAGCAACACCAACGCCCACCCGGTGGGCACCGGTCCCTATATGCTGGCCAAATGGCAGCCGGGCACCCACATCTCGCTGGTGGCCAACCCCCATTTCCGCAAGCAGACTTTCAACTACCCGCCGGGCGACAATCCGGAAGACCAGCGCGTCGCCCGCGAGATGAACGGCAAAAGCTACCCGCAGATCGGCCGAATCGAAGTGTCGGTGATCCAGGAGGAACAGCCCACCTGGCTGGCGTTCAAGAGCGCGGAACTGGACCTGGTGGGCATTCCCCAGCCCTTGATCCGGCAGCTGCTGCGCATGGACCCGAGCAATCCGTGGCGGGCGGAACTGAAGCCGGATCTCCAGCGCCAGGGCGTCCGCTTGCTGCGCAGCCTGGACGAGGAAATCACCTTCTACGCCTTCGGCATGAAAGACCCGGTGGTGGGCGGCTACGGCAAGGACAAGATCGCGCTGCGCCGCGCCATCACCATGGCCTTCAACACCGACGAAACCATACGCGACATCCGCCGCAACCAGGCGGTCAAGGTCCAGTACGTGGTGCCGCCCAATGTGGCCGGCCACAACCCGGATTTCCGCGGCGCCTTCCCCTACAACCCGGCGCTGGCCAACGCCTTGCTGGACCGCTTCGGCTACAAAAAGGGCGCGGACGGCTACCGCCGCCAGCCAAACGGCGCGCCGATGGTGGTGGACTTCCTGACCGGCCCCACCGCCATCGACAAGCAATGGAACGAGTACTGGCAGAAAGCCTTCGATCTGATCAAGGTGCGCGTGGACTTCCGCGTGATGCAGTGGAACGAACAGATCAAGGCGCAGCGTGAATGCAAGTTCGGCATGAACGGCGCGGCCTGGATCGCGGACTTCCCGGACGGCGAGAACTTCGTCCAGCTGCTGTACGGCCCCAATACCGGCGGCGTCAACTACGCCTGCTATCAGTCCGCGCGCTATGACCGGCTGTACGAGCAATCCCGCAATCTGGAGGACGGCCCGGAACGCAACCGGCTGTACGACGCGATGAACAAGATCGTGATGGCGGACACGCCCTGGGCCTTCAGCGACACCCGTTTCCGCAATACGCTGATCCAGCCCTGGGTGCGCGGCGCCAAGCTGCATCCCAACTACAACTACATCTGGCGTTTCCTGGACGTGCAGAAGTAAGCGGCAGGCGAGGAGAACATCATGTCCGCTTTTAT
It contains:
- a CDS encoding ABC transporter substrate-binding protein translates to MSLKRCALLALMAWGGVSAQAADMNKVLHVAFNAPETGFDPSKTSDIYSGAIIEHIFDPLLTFDYLARPVKVVPNVATAMPTVSADAKTYTFTLKKGVYFAPDPAFKGKKRELTAEDYVYAFKRLIDPAVASPISDLVAGKFVGLDAWAKPAGGKINYDAPVAGVRALDRYTLQLKLTQPYPALKYILAAPFVQGQAREAVEAYGSNTNAHPVGTGPYMLAKWQPGTHISLVANPHFRKQTFNYPPGDNPEDQRVAREMNGKSYPQIGRIEVSVIQEEQPTWLAFKSAELDLVGIPQPLIRQLLRMDPSNPWRAELKPDLQRQGVRLLRSLDEEITFYAFGMKDPVVGGYGKDKIALRRAITMAFNTDETIRDIRRNQAVKVQYVVPPNVAGHNPDFRGAFPYNPALANALLDRFGYKKGADGYRRQPNGAPMVVDFLTGPTAIDKQWNEYWQKAFDLIKVRVDFRVMQWNEQIKAQRECKFGMNGAAWIADFPDGENFVQLLYGPNTGGVNYACYQSARYDRLYEQSRNLEDGPERNRLYDAMNKIVMADTPWAFSDTRFRNTLIQPWVRGAKLHPNYNYIWRFLDVQK